GAGCCTCGCGCTGAAGGCGACGGCCGTCGGCTTGCTGGTGGCCATTCCCTGTGTCGTCATGAACAATATTCTTCGCCGGCGCGTCGCTGAACTCCTGACAACCTATAAGGTGGAGCATGGAACGCGAGGTTAATCAGATCAACGTCATCCCGCTGGTGGACGTCATGCTCGTATTGCTCGTCATCGTCCTGACGACGGCGACCTTCATCAGCACAGGACAAATTCCGGTCAACCTCGCCAAGGCCAAGGAGGCCGGCGATCACAAGGATGTTCCCGTGGTCGTCACGCTCACCGCAACCGGTGAATTGTTCCTGAACGATCGCCCAGTTCCAGCCGATGGCCTGAAAACGATGCTGTTAGCCCACCCTCGAGAGTCACTGGTCGTCGTGCGAGCGGACAAAGTCACCCTGCTCGAGCGCTTTGTCTCGGTTGTGGATGAGATACGCGGCCTTGGATTTCAGTCCGTAAGCCTGGAAGTCGTGCGCCTATGACTGCGGAGCACCCCACGACTCACGATCCGTTCGTCCGTCAACGGGCGGGAGGCTGGATCATCTCCCTGTGCCTGCACGGTACCGCCATTGTTCTGGCGGGACTGCTGATCGCGAAGATGGGACTTGCCCCATCCTCGTCCTCATTTCATTGGGATGTCACTGTTGTGGCCTCACCCACGACGCCCCATACCCTCTCCACCCCACCAAGCGAATCAGCCTTGGCGTCAGCAGCAACCAGGCCGGTCCAACGGAGCATGCCCGCTCCACCGGCACGCCCTGTCACGACTCAGTCTTCAAGTCCTCGTCCGACCGCATCCACGCCCCTTCCACATCCGGTAGAACCTCAAATTGAAGAACCTGCCCCTCCGCCATCAATCCAGCACCTCCAGCCAGCGACAGAAGCGGTGATGCCCCCTCCTCCGTTACTACCAGAACCGATGACGAAGGAACTGGTACCTCCAGCCCCGGCTCCCCAAGCCATTCTTGAGTCTGCCTCTGCTCCCGAACGGACAGCAGCCACACCTTCATTGCCGGAAATTATTCCCGCGCAGGCCCCTTCTGTCTCACCAACCAACAGGGAACAAACTCCTGACAGCGGCGCTCCCTCAACGCAAACAGCAACACTCGTGCCGTCGACACCCAATGCCACAATGGCGAGAAAACCTGACTATGGATGGCTCGCCGCGTCGCTCCTGCCTCGGATAGAATCGCTCAAACAATATCCGGCAGAAGCACGGATCAACCGTTTGGAAGGGCGAGTGCTCGTACGCATTGTGGTGCAGGACGACGGCCAGATCATCTCTGCCACAATCGCAAAAAGTTCCGGACATGACATTCTCGACCAGGCGGCACTCGAGACCGTGCAGAAATCGTCGCCCATCCTGTTGACCCAGCCTCTCGAAAAATCGTCGGTCACCCTTCAGATTCCCATCAACTACCAACTGGTGCACTAACTCTCCTCCAGATCTTACCCAGAGACTTGCGGCCCGAGGCTCAGAAATAGGGCTCGGTTACTGCCTCTCCACTTACGACGTAACAGGGAAGACCCGATGTCGACTCAGCAACGGACATCGCGGCACGAGTATCTCATCGGCCGACAGACTCTTCATTCATCCTCACTCGCCCACGAAGAGAGGATGAGACCCACACCTTGCCGTCGCGATCCACGATGACGGCTCCGACGCCAGGCATCTGTTCGACCAACGCCATACCACGCGCCCGCCCCATGACAAAAATGCCTGTATCCAATCCATCTGCAGTTACCCCGTCAGGTGCCACGACCGTCACGCTCTGGCAGTCCCGCGCCGGCTGCAAGGTCGCTGGGTCCAGAATATGGTGGTATCGCACCCCGCCGCGCTCAAAATATCGCTCGTAGTCCCCGGCAGTTGAAATCGCCTCATTTTGAAGGTCAATATACGCCAGCACGGCTTCTTCTCGCCGGGGGTGCCGGATACCAAAGGGAAACGTTCGTCCATCGGGAAGCAGCCCGAATGTCCTAATATCACCGGATAGAGCAACGACCCCCGCAATTGCGCCGACCTTTCTCATCG
The sequence above is drawn from the Nitrospira defluvii genome and encodes:
- a CDS encoding ExbD/TolR family protein, which produces MEREVNQINVIPLVDVMLVLLVIVLTTATFISTGQIPVNLAKAKEAGDHKDVPVVVTLTATGELFLNDRPVPADGLKTMLLAHPRESLVVVRADKVTLLERFVSVVDEIRGLGFQSVSLEVVRL
- a CDS encoding energy transducer TonB; translated protein: MARKPDYGWLAASLLPRIESLKQYPAEARINRLEGRVLVRIVVQDDGQIISATIAKSSGHDILDQAALETVQKSSPILLTQPLEKSSVTLQIPINYQLVH